A window from Heteronotia binoei isolate CCM8104 ecotype False Entrance Well chromosome 15, APGP_CSIRO_Hbin_v1, whole genome shotgun sequence encodes these proteins:
- the LOC132583995 gene encoding keratin, type I cytoskeletal 47 kDa-like — MTTFSSHSQSFLRGGQGPRGGSLLALTGSQPTSNVFGGSGVARSFSSPTKRYGQETNVLDMNEKGTMQNLNDRLATYLERVKSLEESNKELERCIRETYEKRSSAGPSDLSGYFNTASELRAQIQEEASRNVGLLLQIDNAKLAAGDFRVKLESELAMRLSVEGDLGGLRKALEDLKTSRAGLQLQVDNLQEELAFLKKNHQEEVASLQGRLGGTINVEVDSMPSIDLQKILAEIRDQYEQIMEKNRQEAEALHKAQCDAISQEVAVSTEAFQAAQVKIAELKRLAQALEIELQSLHNTKAALESTLAETESHYGMELSRLGDLVAAREAELLQLRANAQNQAEDYQRLMGVKARLEQEIATYRRLLEGSEADPPVVLEPSSTRRVKTLIEELVDGKVVSSHVEEVEQQL; from the exons ATGACTACTTTCTCCAGCCATAGCCAGTCCTTCTTGAGAGGAGGCCAGGGGCCCAGAGGAGGGAGTCTGCTCGCCTTAACCGGATCTCAGCCGACATCCAATGTCTTTGGGGGGAGTGGGGTCGCTAGGAGCTTCTCGTCCCCGACGAAGCGTTATGGGCAGGAGACCAACGTCCTTGATATGAACGAGAAGGGCACGATGCAGAATTTGAATGACCGCCTCGCCACCTACCTGGAAAGG GTGAAATCTCTGGAGGAATCCAACAAAGAGCTGGAACGATGCATTCGGGAAACCTACGAAAAGCGATCGTCCGCTGGGCCTTCTGACCTGAGTGGGTATTTCAACACTGCCAGTGAGCTGAGGGCTCAG atcCAAGAAGAGGCCTCAAGAAATGTGGGGCTGCTTCTCCAGATTGACAACGCCAAACTGGCTGCGGGTGATTTCAGAGTGAA GCTAGAATCGGAGCTGGCCATGCGCCTGTCTGTGGAGGGAGACCTTGGCGGCCTGCGCAAGGCATTGGAGGACCTCAAAACAAGCCGAGCTGGTCTGCAGCTGCAAGTAGACAACCTCCAGGAGGAACTGGCTTTTCTCAAGAAAAACCACCAGGAG GAAGTCGCCTCTCTCCAAGGAAGGCTGGGAGGCACCATCAATGTGGAGGTGGACTCCATGCCCAGCATTGACCTGCAGAAAATCCTGGCTGAGATCCGCGACCAATATGAGCAAATCATGGAGAAGAACCGCCAGGAAGCTGAGGCATTGCACAAGGCCCAg tGTGATGCCATCAGCCAGGAGGTCGCAGTCAGCACGGAAGCCTTCCAGGCAGCTCAGGTGAAGATTGCAGAGCTGAAGCGGCTGGCCCAGGCCTTGGAGATCGAGCTCCAGTCCCTCCACAACACG AAAGCAGCCCTGGAAAGTACCTTGGCGGAGACCGAATCCCACTACGGCATGGAGCTGTCTCGGCTGGGGGACCTCGTCGCTGCCAGGGAGGCTGAGCTGCTGCAGCTGAGAGCCAATGCCCAGAACCAGGCTGAAGACTACCAGCGACTGATGGGCGTCAAGGCCCGGCTGGAGCAGGAGATCGCCACCTACCGGCGTCTGCTTGAAGG ATCAGAAGCGGACCCACCAGTCGTCCTAG